The Lasioglossum baleicum chromosome 12, iyLasBale1, whole genome shotgun sequence genome includes a region encoding these proteins:
- the LOC143214467 gene encoding cytochrome c iso-1/iso-2-like — protein sequence MGDAVNGKKLFVRMCAMCHTVNPGGGNKMGPNLFGVIGRTSGCTYVYLNFNKNSDSAPGFNFTDAMKSKGVSWNEATLNEYLEFPKQFIPGTRMIFNGIKKADDRRDIIAYLYTLK from the exons atgggaGACGCTGTGAATGGGAAGAAATTATTTGTCAGAATGTGCGCAATGTGTCACACGGTTAATCCAGGTGGTGGTAACAAAATGGGCCCGAATTTATTTGGTGTCATTGGCAGAACTAGTGGTTGTACGTATGTCTATcttaatttcaacaaaaattccgATT ccGCACCCGGTTTCAACTTTACGGACGCTATGAAGAGTAAAGGCGTCTCGTGGAACGAGGCAACGTTAAACGAGTATTTGGAGTTTCCCAAGCAATTTATTCCCGGCACAAGAATGATTTTCAATGGTATTAAAAAGGCAGATGATCGGAGAGATATAATTGCTTATTTATACACATTGAAATAA
- the LOC143214460 gene encoding cytochrome P450 4g15-like yields MDTAIITTSYVQSAVFYSLVAITTVLLSVYLYIESLRSVRLSYKLPGPKPVPIIGNALITFGVHPDDMLEKLLTYEVYGPVIRAFLGRKVVIAIYDPRDVEIILSSTVHIDKATEYRFFKPWLGDGLLISTGEKWKSHRKMIAPAFHLNVLKSFVPLFYENSRDLVIRLREVVGKEFDCHDYLVAVTVDILIETAMGIKSAKNHKPSYDYGIAVMKMCDIIHRRQYNALLRFDLLFNMTKFSKRQESLLNTIHSLTRNVIRKKKEEISKKQVEDVLKPTQDTASDETSKKDKSNINEKNETTKLHYVRDDLDEMDDNDVGEKKRLAFLDLLVEMAKSGAQLTDEEIKEEVDTIMFEGHDTTASGSSFVLCVLGIHQDVQQRVYEELQQIFQGSNRPCTFQDTLEMKYLERVILETLRLFPPVPAIARLLKEDVKIVTNDYVLPKGCTVLIPQYKIHRLEEFYPNPEEFNPDNFLPERMQSRHYYSYIPFSAGPRSCVGRKYAMLKLKVLLSTIVRNYRILSDLTEKDFRLKVDVILKRVDGYRIKIEPRNKSNSEVLI; encoded by the exons ATGGATACCGCAATAATAACAACGTCCTACGTGCAatccgcagttttctattcacTCGTTGCCATCACTACAGTCTTACTCTCCGTTTACCTCTACATCGAAAGTTTACGATCAGTTCGATTATCGTATAAATTACCAG GTCCGAAACCAGTTCCGATCATAGGAAATGCATTGATAACATTTGGCGTGCATCCGGATGACATGTTGGAGAAGCTGTTAACATACGAAGTGTACGGACCTGTCATTCGCGCTTTTCTAGGTCGGAAAGTAGTGATCGCCATATATGATCCTCGAGATGTTGAGATCATTCTTAGCAGCACGGTTCATATCGACAAGGCTACAGAATACAG GTTCTTCAAACCATGGCTGGGAGACGGTTTGTTGATCAGCACAGGTGAAAAATGGAAATCGCACAGGAAAATGATAGCACCAGCCTTCCATCTGAACGTGTTAAAATCATTTGTTCCATTGTTCTACGAAAACAGCAGAGATTTAGTGATACGGTTACGCGAGGTAGTGGGAAAAGAATTCGATTGCCACGACTACTTGGTAGCGGTGACTGTTGATATTCTAATCGAGACAGCGATGGGTATAAAGTCTGCCAAGAACCACAAACCTAGTTATGACTACGGCATCGCTGTAATGAA AATGTGCGACATCATTCACCGACGACAGTACAACGCACTTCTGCGATTCGATCTTCTCTTCAACATGACCAAGTTTTCGAAGCGGCAAGAGAGTCTGCTGAATACTATTCACAGCTTAACGCGGAACGTTATTCggaagaaaaaggaagaaattAGCAAGAAACAAGTTGAAGATGTCTTAAAGCCAACCCAAGATACAGCTTCAGATGAAACCAGCAAGAAGGATAAATCCAATATCAACGAAAAGAATGAAACAACAAAACTACACTACGTCAGGGACGATCTCGACGAAATGGATGACAACGACGTTGGTGAGAAGAAGAGACTCGCTTTCTTGGATCTTCTTGTGGAGATGGCGAAATCTGGCGCACAATTAACCGATGAAGAAATCAAGGAGGAAGTCGACACTATAATGTTCGAG GGGCACGATACCACTGCTTCTGGATCCAGTTTTGTTCTTTGTGTTCTTGGTATTCATCAAGATGTTCAA CAACGAGTATACGAGGAGCTACAACAAATTTTCCAAGGATCTAATCGGCCTTGCACTTTCCAAGACACTTTAGAAATGAAATATCTGGAGAGAGTGATTCTGGAAACTTTACGACTTTTCCCCCCAGTGCCTGCCATTGCTAGGCTACTAAAAGAGGACGTTAAAATTG tTACCAACGACTACGTGTTACCGAAAGGTTGTACAGTATTAATCCCACAGTACAAGATACATCGGCTAGAAGAATTCTATCCAAATCCGGAAGAATTTAATCCTGATAACTTTTTGCCGGAACGGATGCAAAGTAGGCACTATTATTCCTACATCCCGTTCAGTGCTGGGCCGAG GTCGTGCGTGGGAAGGAAATATGCTATGTTAAAGTTGAAGGTTTTATTGTCGACAATCGTGCGGAACTACAGGATCCTGTCGGATCTCACAGAAAAGGATTTCCGGCTGAAGGTTGATGTTATTCTCAAGAGGGTGGACGGCTACCGAATAAAAATTGAGCCGCGAAACAAAAGCAATTCAGAGGTTCTTATTTGA
- the LOC143214459 gene encoding uncharacterized protein LOC143214459 has protein sequence MVTKTNGTTTMTTTKGSFIEDGKKYGNSTLLYEDQEKEEELTLEDLAPDGGWGWMVMFAMILIFVTIFGPSSSFAIVYADLLDATGQPGTALTAFNSVFMITFSIAGLVTNTLLKKYAMRPVGIFGAVIFSISNIAMAFVTNFYEMAFLNLSQGLGLGLIVTICNTNFNAYFVKKRAPVMSAAQVIIGLGGIVYPIVIEKLMTVYGFRGTALITGAMSSNCIVGMIMMHPVEWHTRKPEEVRAERAREREERKLCGITSVNRRSIDIGHLSTPAKTRWSSLTSLKGDGGKQIPLLIETLKEPAKRVASISELEDESKIHNRIKSGSMRELLTRRMSALSSTSVTNLVTSIGAFGDRNHFEKNKEKRNEKGVQVSMNDENNEKGPLKEILGDLLEMSLLKNFRFLNMCFGISFVLSSDFTFSSLVPLMMANSGYNKAQAALAITISASAELASKILLAIFTLVVNVKSKYIFFIAMVAMAFAKIGYLFYSDTLTGTYAMIVVIGVIRSWMLVPQTLVVIEDISIEKFASAYGICGAISGIISILFGPIVGLMKDWTNSFVVCQLALIAMNVLFVIPWAIQFLSVDLPKGRKERAEKMAAQSSGYSPN, from the exons ATGGTAACTAAGACTAACGGAACAACTACGATGACAACAACGAAGGGCTCGTTCATCGAGGACGGAAAGAAATATGGAAATAGTACACTGCTCTATGAAGATCAAGAGAAAGAGGAGGAACTGACGCTGGAAGACTTAGCTCCCGATGGTGGTTGGGGCTGGATGGTGATGTTCGCCATGATATTAATATTC GTTACAATATTTGGACCATCTTCATCGTTCGCAATTGTATATGCTGATCTCCTTGACGCGACAGGTCAACCTGGAACTGCCTTGACTGCATTTAATTCAGTTTTTATGATTACGTTCTCCATTGCTG GTTTAGTGACGAACACGTTGCTGAAAAAGTACGCGATGAGGCCGGTAGGTATTTTCGGCGCTGTGATTTTCTCAATATCGAACATCGCTATGGCTTTCGTCACCAACTTCTACGAAATGGCTTTTCTGAATTTATCCCAAGGGCTTGGCCTCGGCTTGATCGTGACGATCTGTAACACGAATTTCAACGCTTACTTCGTGAAGAAACGAGCACCG GTAATGAGCGCAGCCCAAGTCATCATTGGCTTAGGTGGGATTGTGTATCCCATAGTGATCGAGAAATTAATGACTGTTTACGGATTTCGTG GCACTGCATTGATAACGGGTGCCATGAGTTCAAATTGCATCGTTGGAATGATTATGATGCATCCAGTTGAATGGCACACAAGGAAACCGGAAGAGGTTCGAGCAGAGAGAGCGCGCGAGAGAGAAGAACGAAAATTATGTGGAATAACATCGGTGAATCGCCGTTCCATAGACATAGGTCACCTCTCCACTCCTGCGAAAACAAGATGGAGTAGCTTGACAAGCCTCAAAGGCGATGGAGGAAAACAAATTCCGCTTTTAATTGAAACATTGAAG GAGCCTGCAAAAAGGGTAGCCTCAATTTCAGAGCTCGAGGACGAGAGCAAGATTCACAATCGAATCAAGTCAGGCTCGATGCGAGAGCTGTTGACGAGACGTATGTCGGCGCTCTCGTCCACCAGCGTGACGAATTTGGTGACGAGTATTGGCGCCTTTGGTGACAGGAATCATTTTGAGAAAAACAAGgagaaaagaaacgagaaaggCGTCCAAGTATCCATGAATGACGAGAACAACGAGAAAGGTCCTTTAAA AGAAATTTTGGGCGACCTTCTGGAAATGTCACTGTTGAAAAACTTTCgttttttaaacatgtgtttTGGTATTAGTTTTGTGCTCTCGAGCGATTTCACGTTCTCTAGCCTGGTGCCGCTGATGATGGCAAACTCCGGTTATAACAAGGCTCAGGCAGCACTCGCAATTACTATTAGCGCGTCTGCAGAATTAGCGTCGAAAATTCTGCTCGCAATTTTCACTCTGGTGGTGAATGTCAAgtcgaaatatatattttttattgctaTGGTTGCCATGGCGTTCGCAAAGATTG GTTACTTGTTTTACAGCGACACTTTAACCGGCACATATGCGATGATAGTAGTGATAGGAGTAATTAGATCATGGATGTTAGTTCCTCAGACATTGGTGGTCATAGAAGACATCAGTATTGAAAAATTCGCGTCTGCATATGGAATTTGCGGTGCCATTAGTGGCATCATTTCTATTCTGTTTGGTCCAATTGTTG GGTTGATGAAGGATTGGACCAACAGTTTCGTGGTCTGTCAGCTTGCACTTATAGCAATGAACGTCCTGTTCGTTATTCCATGGGCAATACAGTTCCTTTCAGTGGACTTACCAAAAGGGAGGAAGGAGCGGGCGGAAAAAATGGCTGCCCAATCTTCCGGTTACTCCCCGAATTGA